A region of Bacteroidales bacterium DNA encodes the following proteins:
- a CDS encoding TetR/AcrR family transcriptional regulator, protein MSQKHSETEILILDAARKVFLENGFDGTSMQMIASESGINKALLHYYYRSKDRLFEAVFVEAFAHMVPNLMKVFASEAEFPDKIRGFVNTYIGALLEYPQIPLFILHELHRNPGRVIELIKSTGINPDIFINLIKKEIKSGNIGDIDPRQLIVNLLALCIFPFAARPMVQGFIFKNDAKAYEVFMENRKKEVADFIIKAIKPC, encoded by the coding sequence ATGAGCCAAAAACATTCTGAAACCGAAATCCTTATCCTCGACGCGGCCAGGAAAGTCTTCCTGGAGAATGGGTTCGACGGGACATCCATGCAGATGATCGCTTCTGAATCCGGGATCAATAAAGCCCTGCTTCACTATTATTACCGTAGCAAAGACAGGCTTTTCGAAGCCGTCTTTGTCGAAGCATTCGCTCATATGGTTCCCAACCTGATGAAGGTTTTCGCATCAGAAGCTGAATTTCCGGATAAGATCAGGGGTTTTGTGAATACTTATATCGGAGCCTTACTGGAATATCCCCAGATTCCACTCTTTATCCTCCACGAGCTTCACCGGAACCCGGGACGTGTCATTGAACTTATCAAATCTACCGGCATTAACCCGGATATCTTTATTAATCTTATAAAAAAGGAAATAAAATCAGGAAATATCGGCGATATCGATCCCAGGCAATTAATAGTCAATTTACTGGCTTTATGCATCTTTCCTTTTGCCGCCCGCCCGATGGTTCAGGGTTTCATTTTTAAGAACGATGCAAAGGCTTATGAGGTCTTCATGGAAAACCGGAAAAAAGAAGTAGCCGATTTCATTATTAAAGCAATAAAACCATGTTAA